The nucleotide sequence TCTATCTCCAGACCCACCTGAGTGAGAGCCCGGCCGAGGTCGCCTGGGTGCGCGACCTCTTCCCCGCCCGCGCGAGCTACCTCGACGTCTACGCCCACGCGGGGCTCGTCGGGCCGCGCGCGGTCTTCGGCCACGCGATCCATGTCGCGGAGGAGGATTTCTGCACCTGCCACCGCACCGGCGCGGCGCTGTCGCATTGCCCGACCTCGAACCTCTTCCTCGGTAGCGGCCTGTTCCGCCTCTTCGACGCGCTCGACCCGCGCCGCCCGGTCCGGGTCGGGCTCGGCACCGATGTCGGGGCCGGCACCACGCTCTCGCTCGTGCGGACGCTGGGCGAGGCCTACAAGGTGGCGGCGCTCCGCGGCGACAAGCTCGACGCGGTGCGCGCCCTCTGGCTCGCCACCGCGGGCGGCGCCGAGGCGCTGCACCTGGAGGACCGGATTGGCCGCATCGCGGTCGGCTACGAGGCCGATCTCTGCGTGCTCGACACGGCGGCCTCGCCGCTCCTCGCCCACCGGGCCCGCTACTGCACCGACATCGAGGAGCTTCTGTTCGTCCAGATGACCCTCGGACCCGAGCGCGTGCAGGCAACCTGGGTCGCAGGCGAGCCGGTCTACGAGGCGGCGCGCACGCCCGATCCGTACCGTTACCCGGGGTGATCGGTTTCGAAAGGTCGAGACCTTTCGCGGGTGCAGGGCAGAGCCCTGCATTTGGAGCCTCCGTCCCGGCTTTGCCGGGGCAGAGGCTCCAATCCGGGGCTGCGCGCCCCAGACGCCGCCTGCCGCGCCTTCAGGCGCCGAAAGGGCCTCGGGCCCTTTGGGATCCCATAACTCTGCGTTCGGTGCATGGCTCGGTGCGCGGTCGGCCCGGGCGGCTGGCATTCCAGTTGCTGGTCCAGTGCGGCGCGCGGGCGACACGCCGCGCGCCGAACCTGTACCCTGAGCCCGCCGGTCCCGGTTCATGCCGGCGAGAGGATGCGTTGCTGATGTCAGTCGAGACCCCGACGAAGACCCACAACCTGCGCGTGGACGGATCGCGCCTCTGGTCCACCCTGATGGAGACCGCGCGCTTCGGCGCGACCCCTGCCGGCGGGATCAACCGTCTCACCCTGTCGGAGGAGGACCGCGCGGTGCGCGACTGGTTCCGGGACGCCTGCGAGGCGGCGGGGCTGGAAGTCGGCACCGACGCGCTCGGCACCCAGTTCGCCCTGCGGCGCGGCCGCGACATGAGCCGGAAGCCCGTCGCCTGCGGCTCGCATCTTGACACCCAGCCGACCGGCGGCAAGTTCGACGGGATCCTCGGCGTGTTGGCCGGCCTCGAGGTGATGCGCAGCCTGAACGACGCCGGCATCGAGACCGAGGCGCCATTACTCCTCGTCAACTGGACCAACGAGGAGGGCTCTCGCTTCGCCCCCGCCATGATGGCCTCGGCGGCCTATGCGGGGGAGTTCACCACGGAGGAGATCCTGCAGAAGCGCGACGCGAAGGGCGTCAGCGTTTCCGAGGCGCTGGAATCCATCGGGTACCAGGGCGGCGAACCGGTCGGCGCGCGCGAGATCGGCGCCTTCGTGGAACTGCACATCGAGCAGGGCCCGATCCTGGAGGCGGAGGGCCGGACCATCGGCGTGGTCGAGGGCGGCCAGGGCATCGCGTGGTTCGATGGCACGGTGACGGGCTTCGAGAGCCATGCCGGCACCACCCCGATGCCGCGCCGCCGGGATGCGATGCTGGGCTTGGCCGAGTTCGCGCTGGCGGTCGAGCGCATTGCGCTGGCGCACGCGCCCTCCGCCGTCGCCACGATGGGCGAGGCCGAGATCGTCAGTCCCTCGCGCAACGTCGTGCCGGGCCAGATCCGCTTCACCCTCGACGTGCGCGACCCGGCCTCGGCGGTGCTCGACGCGTTGGAGGCCGCGCTGAACGAGGCCGCCGCCGAGATCGGCGCCCGGCGCAACCTCAGCCTCGAACTCACCCGGATCTGGCGCAAGGAGCCGGTGCCGTTCCATCCGCGCCTGGTGGCGGCGGTCGACGGCGCCGCCGAGGGGCTGGGGCTCAGCCGCCGCCGCATCATCTCGGGCGCCGGCCACGACGCCTGCAACCTCGCCGGGCTGATGCCGGCCGCGATGATCTTCGTGCCCTGCAAGGACGGCGTCAGCCACAACGAGTCAGAATCGGCCACCTCCGCCGATTGCGCGGCCGGCGCAGACGTTCTGCTGCACACTCTGCTCACACTCGCCAACGCCCCGATGGATGACCAGCCGCTGGGCAAGCCGATGGCGGAGTGAGCTTTGCTCAAGAAAAAGGCATCTGGTCGACCGCCGACCTGCTCTGTCCTCCCGCAGAACCGCGCGCGGCTGCCCGCATGATGGGCAGTTCGCTGCCCCGCGCCCATTCCCTGTCCACGAGGAACCCGATGGCCCCTGTCCCGCCCGATACGCCGGAGACGCCGGATCTCACGGCCTACGCTACTGCCGCCGCCCCGCTCCTAGGGCTCGCCCTCGATCCCGCCTGGATCGAGCCGGTCCGCCGCAACCTCGCGGTGCTCTTCGCCGCCGCCGACCTCGTCGCGGGCTTCCCCCTGCCCGACGAGGCCGAGGCGGCCCCGGTCTTCGAGGCCTAGGACCATGACTGACGAGACCATGACGGATTGGAGCACGGCCGGGGCCGGTGCGGTGGCGGAGGCGGTGGCCGCCGGCCGCGTCAGCGCCCGCACGGTGACCGAGGCGACGCTCGCGCGCATCGCGGCCCTCGACCCGGCGGTGAACGCCTTCACGGACGTGACCGCCGCGCGGGCGCGGGCGCGGGCCGAGGCGGTCGATGCAGGCCGGGTCCGGGGCCCGCTCGCCGGCGTGCCCGTCGCGGTCAAGAACCTCATCGACGTCGCCGGCCTGCCGACCCGCGCGGGCGCGCGGATCAACCGCGAACGGCCGCCGGCCACCCGCGACGCGACGCTCGTCGAGCGCCTGGAGGCGGCGGGCGCGATCCTCGTCGGCGCGCTCAACATGGGCGAGTACGCCTACGACTTCACCGGCGAGAACGTGCACGACGGCGACAGCCGAAATCCGCATGACCCGGCCCATATGAGCGGCGGCTCGTCGGGCGGCTCGGGCGCGGCGGTGGCGGCGGGTCTCGTGCCGCTCGCCCTCGGCTCCGACACCAACGGCTCGATCCGCGTGCCCTCGGCCTTCTGCGGCTGCTTCGGCCTGAAGCCGACCTACGGGCGCCTGAGCCGGGCGGGCAGCTTCCCCTTCGTGGGCAGCCTCGACCATCTCGGGCCGATGGCGCGCAGCGTCGGCGACCTCGCCCGCGCCTACGACGCGATGCAGGGGCCGGACCCGGCCGATCCGGTCGCGACGGACCGCGCGCCCGAGCCCGTCCTGCCGGTTCTGGACTCCGGCATCGCGGATCTGCGCATCGCGGTCGCGGGCGGCTACTTCGCGGGCGGCGGCGATCCGGAGGCCTTCGCGGCCGTCGCGCGGGTGGCCGACGCGCTCGGCGCCAGCCGGACGGTCGAGATTCCGGAGGCGCGCCGTGCCCGTGCCGCCGCCTACCTGATCACCGCCGCCGAGGGCGCCGCCCTCCATCTCGACCGCCTGCGTGCGCGCGCCGCCGACTTCGATCCCGCGGTGCGCGACCGCCTGATCGCGGGCGCGATGATCCCCGCCCCCCATGTCGAGCGCGCGCAGCGCTTCCGCCGCTGGTACCGCGCGGCGGTGCTGGATCTCCTGGGCGAGGTCGACGTGATCCTCGCGCCGGCAACGCCCTGCCGCGCCCCGCGCCGCGGCCAGACCCACTTCGTGATCGACGGGGTCGAGCTGCCGGTGCGCGCCAATATCGGCCTGTTCACGCAGCCGATCTCGTTCATCGGCCTGCCGGTCGTGGCGGTGCCGGTCCGGCTCGACGACGGCCTGCCGCTCGGCGTCCAGGTCATCGCCGCGCCCTGGCGAGAGGAGGCGGCTTTGCGCGTCGCCCGACACCTGGAGCGGGTCGGCGCGGTCGCGGCACCCGTCGCGATGCCGTCCGTCGCGCAGGGCTGAGGAGGTTGCGATGCAGATCGACGATCCCGCTGTGAAGGCCGAGGTCGAGGCGCTGTTCCGGGTCTACGAGGCCGCCCTCGTCGGCAACGACGTGGCGACGCTCGAAGCCCTGTTCCGCGACGACCCCCTCACCATCCGGTACGGCGCGGGGGAGAACCTCTACGGCATGGACGCGATCCGGGCCTTCCGGCGGTCCCGCTCGCCCGCCGGTCTCGCCCGCACCCTGGAGCGGACCGTGATCACCACCTACGGCCGCGACTTCGCCACCGCCATGACCCTGTTCCGGCGCGAGGGGGCGCCCGGCCGGGTCGGGCGCCAGAGCCAGACCTGGGCGCGCCTGCCCGAGGGTTGGAAGATCGTCGCCGCCCATGTGAGCGTCATCGACGACGAGGGGCCGGCGTGAGGCGCCGGGCTCGGTGCGGGCGCGAGTCCGGATGCCCCGCCAAGCATCCGCCCCGAAAAACGCGCACGCTCCGGGCCTCGCCGAAGGCCTCGCTCAAGTCGAGCGATGATCTCGCGCGCGCCGGATTGCGGCGCAGCTGAGAAAGCGCGGAGCAGGAGGGGGTGTTGGCCGACCCCTTGCATAGGGGGAGGCGTCCCAAGGGCACCGATGTGTCCCCCCCACGGAGCCAGCACCTTCGATATGTTCTCAACCGCGAAACGTTTCGGCGCCCGTGCGGCCCTGGCCGGCGCCCTCACGGTGTCGGTCGCCGTGCCGGGTGCCCTCGCCCAGGGCGTGCTCCGCATCGGCATGACCGCATCCGACATCCCGCTGACCACCGGTCAGGCCGACAACGGCGGCGAGGGCATGCGCTTCACCGGCTACACGGTCTACGACGGGCTGGTGAACTGGGACCTCTCCTCCGCCGACAAGCCGTCCGACATCGTTCCGGGCCTCGCCGAGAGCTGGACGGTCGATCCGACCGACAAGACGAAGTGGACCTTCAAGATCCGGCCCGGCGTGAAGTTCCACGACGGCTCCGACTTCACCGCCGAGTCGGTGGTCTGGAACCTCGACAAGCTCCTGAAGAACGATTCCCCGCAATACGACCCGCGCCAGTCCGCCCAGGGGCGCACCCGCATCCCGGCGGTGGCGAGCTACCGGGCGCTCGACCCGATGACGCTCGAAGTCGTCACCAAGGCGCCCGACGCCACCCTGCTCTACCAGCTCGCCTGGATCATGATGTCCTCCCCCGCCCAGTGGGAGAAGCTCGGCAAGAACTGGGACGCCTTCGCCAAGACCCCGTCCGGCACCGGCCCCTGGAAGATGACCCTGTTCGCGCCCCGCGAGCGCGCCGAGATGGTGCCGAACGCCAATTACTGGGACAAGGCCCGCGTTCCGAAGCTCGACAAGCTCGTGCTGGTGCCGCTGCCCGAGGCCAATGCCCGCGTCGCCGCGCTCCGCTCCGGGCAGGTCGACTGGATCGAGGCCCCCGCCCCCGACGCCGTGGCCTCGCTGAAGTCGGCCGGCTTCAAGATCGTCACCAACGCCTACCCGCACAACTGGACCTGGCACCTCTCCCGCATCGAGGGCTCGCCCTGGAACGACATCCGGGTGCGCAAGGCCGCCAACCTCGCCATCGACCGCGAGGGGCTGAAGGAGCTGCTCGGCGGCCTCGCCATCCCGGCCAAGGGCTTCATGCCGCCCGGCCACCAGTGGTTCGGCAAGCCCGGCTTCGACGTGAAGTACGATCCCGAGGCCGCCAAGAAGCTGATGGCCGAGGCCGGCTACACCCCGCAGAAGCCGCTCGCCATCAAGGTCGGGATCTCTGCCTCGGGCTCGGGCCAGATGCAGCCCCTGCCGATGAACGAGTTCGTGCAGCAGAGCCTCGCCGAGGTCGGCTTCAAGGTCGATTTCGAGGTGGTCGAGTGGAACACCCTGATCAACATCTGGCGCGCGGGCGCCAATGCCGACATCTCCCGCGGCGTCTCGGCGATCAACTACTCGTACTTCATCCAGGATCCCTTCACCGGCTTCATCCGCCACCTGCAGTGCAACCTCGCGCCGCCGAACGGCACGAACTGGGGCTATTACTGCGATCCGGCGATGGACAAGCTGTTCGACGGCGTGCGCAACGCCTTCGACAAGTCCGAGCAGGAGAAGGTCCTGCAGAAGGTCCAGGAGAAGTTCGTCGACGACGCGCTGTTCGTGATGATCACGCACGACGTCAATCCGCGCGCCATGAGCGCCAAGGTGAAGGGCTTCACCCAGGCGCAGAACTGGTTCCAGGACTTCTCGCAGATCACGATGGCGACCGCGGGCCGCTGACGACCGTCGCCGGCCCGCGGGCCGGAGCCACGACAGGCCCCTCTCCCGTGCGGGAGAGGGGACCCTCGCCAGTCCGGGCTTCGGGTCTGCACCGGGACGGTTCGGAGGTTTCGTCCAAATGTCGCGCGTACCGCTGAAAACAGCAGAGTAACCCTGGCCGATGCTGCTCTATATCCTGAAACGCCTGCTCTACGTCACGCCCGTCGCGTTCGGCGTCAGCGTAGTCTGCTTCGCGCTGGTGCATCTGGCCCCGGGCGATCCCCTGAGCGCCGTGCTGCCGGCGGATGCCACCCAGGCCACCATCGACGAGATGCGCGCGGCCTACGGTTTCGACAAGCCGCTCCCCGTGCAGTACGCGATCTGGCTCTGGCATGTGCTTCAGGGCGATCTCGGCATCTCCATCGCCACCGGCCGCCCGGTGTTGGGCGAGGTCTCCCGCGCGGTTGTCAACAGCCTGATCCTGGCCTCGGTCGCGACGCTGATCGGCTTCACCTTCGGCACCCTGTTCGGCTTCGTCGCGGGCTACCACCGCAACTCGATCCTCGACCGGGCGGCCTCCGCGCTCTCGGTCTTCGGGGTGAGCGTGCCGCACTACTGGCTCGGCATGGTGCTGGTGATCATCTTCTCGGCGACGCTGGGCTGGCTGCCGCCGACGGGCGCTGGGCCTGACGGCTCGGGCAACTGGCGGCCGGACTTCGAGCACCTGCGCTACATCATCCTGCCGGCGGTCACGATGTCGGTGATCCCGACCGGCATCATCGCCCGCACGGTCCGGGCGCTGGTGGCGGACATCCTCGCGCAGGACTTCGTCGAGGCCCTGCGCGCCAAGGGCATGAACGAGTGGGGCGTGTTCAAGCACGTCGTGCGCAATGCCGCCCCGACCGCGCTCGCCATCATGGGCCTGCAGCTCGGCTACCTGCTCGGCGGCTCCATCCTGATCGAGACCGTGTTCGCCTGGCCCGGCACCGGCTTCCTCCTGAACGCCGCGATCTTCCAGCGCGACCTGCCCCTGCTGCAGGGCTCGATCCTCGTGCTGGCGATGTTCTTCGTGGCCCTCAACCTCATCGTCGACGTGATGCAGACCGCCCTCGATCCGCGCATCGAGCGGGCCTGAGGAGGCTTCCATGACTGCACCCGTCACCGCCGCCTCCGTCGCCCTCGACGGCGCCGTCTCGACCACCTCCCCCGTCGCGGAAGCCGAGGCCTTCGCGCCCTCCCGCGGCTTCTGGGGCCATGTCGGCCACCGGCTCGTGCGCGATCCCGTCGCCATGGCGGCGGGCGCCGTGATCCTCGCCATCGTCTTGGTGGCGATCTTCGCGCCCTGGATCACCCCGATGGATCCCTACAAGGGCTCCATGCTGCGCCGGCTGAAGCCGGTCGGCGATGCCACCTACTGGCTGGGCTCGGACGAGCTCGGCCGCGACATGCTGAGCCGCCTGATGGTGGGCGCCCGGCTCTCGCTCTTCATGGGCGTGACGCCCGTGCTGATCGCCTTCGCGATCGGCTCCAGCATCGGGATCCTGGCCGGCTACGTCGGCGGCTGGACCAACACGATCCTGATGCGCACCATCGACGTGTTCTTCGCCTTCCCGTCGGTGCTGCTCGCCATCGCGCTGTCCGGCGCGCTCGGCGCCGGCATCTTCAACGCCATCGTCTCGCTGACCTGCGTGTTCGTGCCCCAGATCGCCCGCGTCGCCGAGAGCGTGACGACGGGCATCCGCAAGCGCGACTACATCGACGCCGCCAAGCTCTCCGGGGCCTCGGCGCTGACGATCATGCGCGTTCAGGTGCTCGGCAACGTGGTCGGGCCGATCTTCGTCTACGCGACCTCGCTGATCAGCGTGTCGATGATCCTGGCCTCGGGCCTCTCCTTCCTCGGCCTCGGCGTCCGCCCACCCGAGCCCGAATGGGGCCTGATGCTGAACACCCTGCGCACCGCGATCTACGTCAACCCGATGGTCGCGGCGCTGCCGGGGCTCGCCATCTTCGTCGTCTCGATCGCCTTCAACCTGTTCTCGGACGGCCTGCGGACGGCCATGGAGATCCGCCAGTGAGCGTCACCACCCTCTCTCCTTCCCCCGCCCTCGCCAACCCGCTCGTCCGGGCGCCAACCGATCCCCGCGACCGCGGCGGCCCCGCCCAGCCGCTGCTCTCGGTCTCGGGCCTGAAGAAGCACTTCCCCGTCCGCAAGGGCAGCGGCCCGAAGCAGGTGGTGCGCGCCGTCGACGGCGTCGATTTCGAGACGCTGAAGGGCGAGACGCTCGGCATCGTCGGCGAGTCGGGCTGCGGCAAGTCCACTACCGCCAAGCTCCTGATGGGGCTGATCGAGCGCGATGCCGGCGACATGCTGTTCGACGGCGAGCCGGTGGGCGGCCGGGCGCTGCCCTGGCGCGCCTATCGCCGCCAGGTCCAGATGGTGTTCCAGGACTCCTACGCCTCGCTCAACCCGCGCATGACGGTGGAGGCCTCGATCGCCTTCGGCCCGAAGGTCAACGGCGTGCCGGGGCGCCAAGCGGTCGAGCGCGCCCGGGCGCTGCTGGCCCGGGTCGGCCTGGAGCCGAAGCGCTTCGCCGGCCGCTACCCGCACGAGCTCTCGGGCGGCCAGCGCCAGCGCGTGAACATCGCCCGCGCGCTCGCGCTCGAACCGCGCCTCGTGCTCCTGGACGAGGCGGTCTCGGCCCTCGACAAGTCGGTCGAGGCGCAGGTGCTCAACCTCCTCCTCGACCTGAAGGCCGAGTTCGGGCTGACCTACATCTTCATCAGCCACGACCTGAACGTGGTCCGCTTCATCTCGGACCGCGTGATGGTGATGTATCTCGGGCGCGTCTCCGAGATCGGCCCGTCCGACACCGTCCTGGCCGAGCCCGCGCACCCCTACTCCCACGCGCTCCTCCACGCGATGCCTTCCCTCGATCCGGACAACCGGACCCAGGAAGCGCTGCTCGCGGGCGATCCGCCGAACCCGATCGACCCGCCCTCCGGTTGCCGCTTCCACCCGCGCTGCCGCCTCGTCGCCCCGGTCTGCTCGGTCACCGAGCCGCCCCTCGACCCGGTCGGGCCTGCCCACAGGGCCGCCTGCCTCGCGCGCCAGCCCGGCTCCGGGCACCCGGCCGCGCCCGCAGTCCAGGCCGCAGCCTGAGGAGAGACGCGCATGACCGACACACAAGCCGTCGTGCTGAAGGACCTCAAGGTCGGCTTCGGCAAGGTCCAGGTGGTGGACGGCGTCGATCTCACGCTCGAGCGCGGCCAGGCCATGGCCCTGATCGGCGAATCCGGCTCCGGCAAGAGCGTGACGCTGCGCGCCATCCTGCGTCTCTTTCCCGAGGGCCGCAGCCGGATCACCGGCGCGGTCGCGGTCGCGGGCCGCGACGTGCTGGGCCTCTCGAAGCGGGAGCTCGCGGATTACCGCGGGCGCGAGGTCTCGATGATCTTCCAGGAGCCGCTGCTCGCCTTCGACCCGGTCTACACGGTGGGCCAGCAGATCACCGAGGCGATCCTGCGCCACGAGAAGGTCTCTAAGCAGGAGGCGCGGGCGCGGGCGCTCGCCCTGTTCGAGCGGGTCCGCATTCCGAGCCCGGAACGGCGCCTCGACAACTACCCGCACGAGATGTCGGGCGGCATGCGCCAGCGCGCGATGATCGCGCTCGCGCTGGCCTGCCGGCCGCAGGTGCTGCTGGCCGACGAGCCGACCACCGCGCTCGACGCCACGGTACAGATCCAGATCCTGCTCCTGCTGCGCGAGCTGCAGCGCGATCTCGGCCTGTCGATCATCCTGGTGACGCACGATCTGGGTGCGGCGGTCGAGGTCGCGGACCGGATCAGCGTGATGTATGCGGGCCACATCGTGGAGACCGGCTCGGCCCGCCAGGTGGTGCGCGAGCCCCACCACCCCTACACGATCGGCCTGCTGCGCAGTCGCGCCGAGGGCGCGATGGACAAGGGTGCCCGGCTCCAGACCATTCCGGGTAGCCCACCGGACCTCACGAACCGGCCGCCCGGCTGCCCCTTCGCGCTGCGTTGCTTCCTGGCCGAGGAGCGCTGCCGCCGCGAGCGCCCGCCGCTGGGATCCGTCGGCGACGGGCATCAGGCCGCGTGCTGGCGGGCCGGAGAGGCCGCCGCCGCATTCCAGGAGGAACGAGCCCCGCAAGAGCTCGCTTGCGCCTGAACCACGCCCCGCCCTGCCTGTGGATCACAGGGAGGGCGAGCGGGGCGCGCTTCATTCCAGCCTTAATTTTGAGTTACGAATTTACCCGGGATTCGAGTGTCGGGCGGAACCCGGTCTTCCGGGGCCGCGTGGCACTCTCTATCTGCGTCGAACGACAGATTGATGGTTCCGGTCGTGCCTGCCCTCACCGCTCTCCGCGCCGCCACGAAGTTCGCTCGCACGAGCGCCCGCACCGCCGGCCTGATCGCCGGCCTGATGGTGCTTCCCTCGGCCGTCCTGGCCTACGCGGATCTGCTTCCGGTGCCGCTCAATCTCGACGTGCTGGGCCTCGGCTCGGCCGAGCAGCCCGATCTCCCCCACGTCGCCCGTCAGATCGCGATCGGCGCGCCCCTGCGCATCGTCGCCTTCGGCTCGTCCTCGACGGAGGGTATCGGTGCCAGCAGCCCGACCAAGGCCTACCCGCCCCTTCTGGAAGCCTCGCTGCGCAAGCTCTACCCGCAGCTCGGCGGCGTCACGGTGCTCAACCGCGGCATCGGCGGCGAGCACGTGGACGACATGCTCAAGCGCCTTGACCGGGACGTGATCGCGGCCGAGCCCCAGCTGGTGATCTGGCAGACCGGC is from Methylobacterium radiodurans and encodes:
- a CDS encoding Zn-dependent hydrolase, with the translated sequence MSVETPTKTHNLRVDGSRLWSTLMETARFGATPAGGINRLTLSEEDRAVRDWFRDACEAAGLEVGTDALGTQFALRRGRDMSRKPVACGSHLDTQPTGGKFDGILGVLAGLEVMRSLNDAGIETEAPLLLVNWTNEEGSRFAPAMMASAAYAGEFTTEEILQKRDAKGVSVSEALESIGYQGGEPVGAREIGAFVELHIEQGPILEAEGRTIGVVEGGQGIAWFDGTVTGFESHAGTTPMPRRRDAMLGLAEFALAVERIALAHAPSAVATMGEAEIVSPSRNVVPGQIRFTLDVRDPASAVLDALEAALNEAAAEIGARRNLSLELTRIWRKEPVPFHPRLVAAVDGAAEGLGLSRRRIISGAGHDACNLAGLMPAAMIFVPCKDGVSHNESESATSADCAAGADVLLHTLLTLANAPMDDQPLGKPMAE
- a CDS encoding DUF4089 domain-containing protein gives rise to the protein MAPVPPDTPETPDLTAYATAAAPLLGLALDPAWIEPVRRNLAVLFAAADLVAGFPLPDEAEAAPVFEA
- a CDS encoding AtzE family amidohydrolase, which gives rise to MTDETMTDWSTAGAGAVAEAVAAGRVSARTVTEATLARIAALDPAVNAFTDVTAARARARAEAVDAGRVRGPLAGVPVAVKNLIDVAGLPTRAGARINRERPPATRDATLVERLEAAGAILVGALNMGEYAYDFTGENVHDGDSRNPHDPAHMSGGSSGGSGAAVAAGLVPLALGSDTNGSIRVPSAFCGCFGLKPTYGRLSRAGSFPFVGSLDHLGPMARSVGDLARAYDAMQGPDPADPVATDRAPEPVLPVLDSGIADLRIAVAGGYFAGGGDPEAFAAVARVADALGASRTVEIPEARRARAAAYLITAAEGAALHLDRLRARAADFDPAVRDRLIAGAMIPAPHVERAQRFRRWYRAAVLDLLGEVDVILAPATPCRAPRRGQTHFVIDGVELPVRANIGLFTQPISFIGLPVVAVPVRLDDGLPLGVQVIAAPWREEAALRVARHLERVGAVAAPVAMPSVAQG
- the hpxZ gene encoding oxalurate catabolism protein HpxZ — encoded protein: MQIDDPAVKAEVEALFRVYEAALVGNDVATLEALFRDDPLTIRYGAGENLYGMDAIRAFRRSRSPAGLARTLERTVITTYGRDFATAMTLFRREGAPGRVGRQSQTWARLPEGWKIVAAHVSVIDDEGPA
- a CDS encoding ABC transporter substrate-binding protein yields the protein MFSTAKRFGARAALAGALTVSVAVPGALAQGVLRIGMTASDIPLTTGQADNGGEGMRFTGYTVYDGLVNWDLSSADKPSDIVPGLAESWTVDPTDKTKWTFKIRPGVKFHDGSDFTAESVVWNLDKLLKNDSPQYDPRQSAQGRTRIPAVASYRALDPMTLEVVTKAPDATLLYQLAWIMMSSPAQWEKLGKNWDAFAKTPSGTGPWKMTLFAPRERAEMVPNANYWDKARVPKLDKLVLVPLPEANARVAALRSGQVDWIEAPAPDAVASLKSAGFKIVTNAYPHNWTWHLSRIEGSPWNDIRVRKAANLAIDREGLKELLGGLAIPAKGFMPPGHQWFGKPGFDVKYDPEAAKKLMAEAGYTPQKPLAIKVGISASGSGQMQPLPMNEFVQQSLAEVGFKVDFEVVEWNTLINIWRAGANADISRGVSAINYSYFIQDPFTGFIRHLQCNLAPPNGTNWGYYCDPAMDKLFDGVRNAFDKSEQEKVLQKVQEKFVDDALFVMITHDVNPRAMSAKVKGFTQAQNWFQDFSQITMATAGR
- a CDS encoding ABC transporter permease, which translates into the protein MLLYILKRLLYVTPVAFGVSVVCFALVHLAPGDPLSAVLPADATQATIDEMRAAYGFDKPLPVQYAIWLWHVLQGDLGISIATGRPVLGEVSRAVVNSLILASVATLIGFTFGTLFGFVAGYHRNSILDRAASALSVFGVSVPHYWLGMVLVIIFSATLGWLPPTGAGPDGSGNWRPDFEHLRYIILPAVTMSVIPTGIIARTVRALVADILAQDFVEALRAKGMNEWGVFKHVVRNAAPTALAIMGLQLGYLLGGSILIETVFAWPGTGFLLNAAIFQRDLPLLQGSILVLAMFFVALNLIVDVMQTALDPRIERA
- a CDS encoding ABC transporter permease, with the protein product MTAPVTAASVALDGAVSTTSPVAEAEAFAPSRGFWGHVGHRLVRDPVAMAAGAVILAIVLVAIFAPWITPMDPYKGSMLRRLKPVGDATYWLGSDELGRDMLSRLMVGARLSLFMGVTPVLIAFAIGSSIGILAGYVGGWTNTILMRTIDVFFAFPSVLLAIALSGALGAGIFNAIVSLTCVFVPQIARVAESVTTGIRKRDYIDAAKLSGASALTIMRVQVLGNVVGPIFVYATSLISVSMILASGLSFLGLGVRPPEPEWGLMLNTLRTAIYVNPMVAALPGLAIFVVSIAFNLFSDGLRTAMEIRQ
- a CDS encoding ABC transporter ATP-binding protein, translated to MLSVSGLKKHFPVRKGSGPKQVVRAVDGVDFETLKGETLGIVGESGCGKSTTAKLLMGLIERDAGDMLFDGEPVGGRALPWRAYRRQVQMVFQDSYASLNPRMTVEASIAFGPKVNGVPGRQAVERARALLARVGLEPKRFAGRYPHELSGGQRQRVNIARALALEPRLVLLDEAVSALDKSVEAQVLNLLLDLKAEFGLTYIFISHDLNVVRFISDRVMVMYLGRVSEIGPSDTVLAEPAHPYSHALLHAMPSLDPDNRTQEALLAGDPPNPIDPPSGCRFHPRCRLVAPVCSVTEPPLDPVGPAHRAACLARQPGSGHPAAPAVQAAA
- a CDS encoding ABC transporter ATP-binding protein, encoding MTDTQAVVLKDLKVGFGKVQVVDGVDLTLERGQAMALIGESGSGKSVTLRAILRLFPEGRSRITGAVAVAGRDVLGLSKRELADYRGREVSMIFQEPLLAFDPVYTVGQQITEAILRHEKVSKQEARARALALFERVRIPSPERRLDNYPHEMSGGMRQRAMIALALACRPQVLLADEPTTALDATVQIQILLLLRELQRDLGLSIILVTHDLGAAVEVADRISVMYAGHIVETGSARQVVREPHHPYTIGLLRSRAEGAMDKGARLQTIPGSPPDLTNRPPGCPFALRCFLAEERCRRERPPLGSVGDGHQAACWRAGEAAAAFQEERAPQELACA
- a CDS encoding SGNH/GDSL hydrolase family protein — encoded protein: MVPVVPALTALRAATKFARTSARTAGLIAGLMVLPSAVLAYADLLPVPLNLDVLGLGSAEQPDLPHVARQIAIGAPLRIVAFGSSSTEGIGASSPTKAYPPLLEASLRKLYPQLGGVTVLNRGIGGEHVDDMLKRLDRDVIAAEPQLVIWQTGSNDPLRGVSIDHFREATVGAIKRMQEAGIDVVLMEPQWCPALDATPGSYRFRDAVREIGDDMGVPVIRRADLMQDWIREGKLTRKQLFAADGLHMTDGGYALLAQAAAAAIVEDSGRVSVAEAVAE